Genomic segment of Acidobacteriota bacterium:
TGTCTGTGCCGTCAGGGTTGAGCGACGGCACCAACAAAATGACTGTGTTATCGAGAATGCTTTTGATCTGTTCGCTGTTCTCACTGGTCAACCGGTAAGCAAGTTCGGTGGCGGTGAAGGTGCCGCCGACTTCGGTCGAATGGATGCTGCACGTAATCACGACGACGGTCTTGCCGGACTGAATCAAAGCGTTCGCCAACTCATCGGTATTGCCCTGCTTCGCCAATACGCGCGGATCGCCGAGCTTGCGTTGCTGCTCTTTGATCTCGGCCAACCGCTGCATATTTTCCGCCGAGGTGATCGTCGCCACGACAAACGGACGGTCCAGCGTCGTCTTGCCCACTTCATCCAGCTTGATGCGATCACTGGCCGTCGTCAGTTTGCGGAAGTAAGTGACAAAGGTTTCCCACTTCGCCAGCTTGCGCTCAGCACCGACTTTGAAACCCAACACCATTTCAGGCGCAGGGACAGCGGTATTGTTGGACGGAGGCAGAACACGACCAGCCTGAGAAAACGCGCTGGTTCCTGTCAGTGCCAGCGTAAGCGTGAACAGGGCTAGCAAGTACAGCTTCTTTTTCATAAGCATTCTCCTTAAATCAGACTCGCCGCGTGCCACAACCGTTCAACCGTGCGCGCCCTTCCAATCGCAGCCACAACTTCAAACAAGCTCGGCCCGACGGCCTGGCCCGTCAGCGCCGTGCGCGTCGCATTGATCAGCAAGCCCGGTTTGACGCCTTTGGCTTCGGCAAAGCTGCGCAAGGCCGCTTCAGTGCCGTCGTGGGTGAATTCAGTTGTAGCCGCAAAGGCGTCGGCTAACTCCGGCAACAACGTTTTCAGCGCCTGATCTTTTTGCAGATTCTTTTTGACCGCCGCCTCATCGAATTCAAAATCTACCCCGTCCACAAAGTACGGGCGTCCGTGTGCGGCAAAGTCTTTCAGGGTGCGCGTGCGTTCACGCAACAAGCCCAGCGTGTGGTCGTACCAGCCGCGCCGTTCGCCTTCGTATTCATCGCGCCACAACTCCGCGCTTTGTAGTTCGGCTTTGACATACGGCAACAGCTTTTCCAGCGGCCAAGTCTTGATGTACTCGAAATTCATCCAGAGCGCCTTTTGATCCGTCCAGTTGCGCACGTCGCCTTCGGTGAAGTTGAACACGGCATTGGCCTTGTGAATGCCTTCGAGCGTGAACAGTTCAATCAACTTCTCGCGGCTGAAAATTTCCTGATCCTGTGTCCCTTCGATCCCGGCGGGCGACCAGCCGAGCAACGCCAGGAAGTTGACGAAGGCATCCGGCAAAAAGCCACGATTCCGATAGGTCGTCACGCTGACGATTTCGCCGTGCTTGCGTTTAGAGAGCTTGCCTTTGTTCGGCGCGAGTATCAGCGGCAAATGGGCGAACTTCGGCACCTTGGCGCCAAGCGCCTGATAGATCAACACCTGTTTGTGCGTGTTCGACAAATGATCTTGCCCGCGCACGACGTGCGTAATGCCCATCTCGATGTCATCCACCGTCACGCTCAAGTTATAAAGCGGATGCCCGTCCGAACGCAGCAGCACCAAGTCTTCGGTGTCTTTGTAGGCACGCTCTTGTAAGCCAAAGACGGCGTCCTCGAATTGCGTCTGGCCTTCTTCGGGCACTTTGAAGCGAATCACGAACAGTTCGCCTGCCTTAGCGCGCGCGTCGGAGTCCTCCTTCGACAAAGTGCGGAACGGATTGACGACTTTCTCTTTGGCGATCTCTTGTTTGATGTCAGCGTCGGCGCGTTCCCGCTTCGGCGTGAAATCGCGATAGGCCCAGCCACTATCAAGCAACTGAAAGGCCGCCGCGCGATGTTTTTCGGCGTAATCGGATTGATAGAACGGGCCTTCGTCATAATCCAAACCCAACCATTCCAGCCCTTCCAGAATGCCGCGCACCATTTCATCGCTCGAACGTTGCAGGTCGGTGTCTTCGATGCGCAAGATGAATTTGCCGCCCATCTTGCGGGCGAAAAGCCAATTGAACAGGGCCGTGCGCGCGCCGCCGACGTGCAAATAGCCGGTGGGCGAAGGCGCAAATCGAACTCGGATGTCGGACATGATTGCTGTGTGCTCTCTTTTGAATGGTCTTGTTAAATCAGAGAGCCACTATACTGAAAGGTTTGGCAATGTCACAAACTACTTCCCAAAGGTACGCGCTGATTCCTGATTTCCGCTTCCTGGTTCCTGAACAATAAAAATCACCGCATTTTCCGTATCAGGAATCAGGAAGCGGGAATCAGGAATCAGCAAATAGCCCTTAGGCTCGCTTCAGCTTCAACGCTTATGGCACGGTGGACGGAAACACATAAGCCTGCATCATCACAAAAATGCCGACGAGCACAGCAAGCGCGATGCTATGAAAGAACACATAGCGCAGGATCGTGCCTTCGCTGCCGTGCTGTTTTGTCGCCATGCTCGCCACCACGATGGATTGGGCGTCAATCATCTTGCCCATCACGCCGCCCGTGCTATTTGCCGCCGCTGCCAGCACTGGCGGCAAGCCGAGTTGTTGCGCCGTCACTTGCTGCAAGTTGCCGAACAGCACATTCGATGAGGTATCGCTGCCCGTCAACGCGACACCTAACCAACCGAGCAGTGGCGAGAAGAACGGAAACAACCAGCCCGTGCTTGCAAACGCCAGGCCCATTGTCGAATCCAAGCCGCCAAAGCGCGTCGTGAAACCCAGCGCCATCATCGCCGCAATCGTCAGCAACGAAAGCTGTGCGCGTTTGAACGTGCCAATGAAAATTTGCACCAGCTTGCCGGGCGAGAGCCTGAGCAAAAGGCCCGAAATAATGCCTGTGATGAGCAAGGCCGTACCGGAGGCCGACAGCCAATTGAACACAAAGCGCGCCTCTTCGGCTTTGGGCACGCTCACGACAGGCGGTGCGCGCAGGATGGCTTTGTCCAGAAAAGGTACTGCAAACTCGATTTGCGTAAAGCCGTTCAAGAACGTTTTGGTTTGCGGCATGCCCCAGATGAAAACGAGCACGGACAGGATGATCCACGGCATCCACGCGCGCAGGGCGATGCTGTTGGAAGGCTTTTCGGTGGCAATGACCGGAATGGCCGCTTCGTGGTCAAAGCGCCAAATCTCGCGCGGCTGCCAGAATTTCAGCAACACGATGAGCGAGAAAATCGAAGCGAGCGCGCCGGCGATGTCTACGATCCAGGGGCCATGATAATTGCTGATGAGAAATTGGGCGAGGGCGAAACTCGCGCCCGCCGTCAAACACGCCGGCCAAACTTCGAGCATGCCTTTGCGTCCGGCCATCGCCCAAATCAGCCAGAACGGAATGATCAGCGAAAACAGCGGCAATTGCCGCCCCGCCATCGCGCTGAGTTGTTCGAGCGGCAGCCCCGTCACCTTCGCCAGCGTGATAATCGGCGTGCCCAGCGCGCCAAACGCGACGGGCGCGGTGTTGCCGATGAGTGAGAGACAGGCGGCTTGCAGCGGTTTGAAACCCAAGCCAATCAGCATCGCGGCGGAAACGGCGACCGGCGTGCCAAAGCCAGCGGCGCCTTCGATAAACGCGCCAAAGCTGAAGGCGATCAACAAGGTTTGGATGCGCCGATCATCGGCGAGTCCGGCAATGGTTTGTTTGACGATTTCGAACTGCCCGGTTTCGACCGTGATGTCATAGACAAAAATAGCGGCGAGCACGATCCAGCCAATCGGGAATAGCCCAAAGGCCGCGCCATTGGCGGCAGCGGCCAGCGCCAGTTTGGTGGGCATGCCGTACATCCCAATCGCGACGAGCATGGCCAAGGCCAAACCGATCAGCGCGGCGAGGTGCGCACGCACATGAAAAAACGCGAGCAAGCCTAACAAAATCACGACGGGGATGGCGGCGATGAGCGCCGAGAGCAAGAGATTACCGGCGGGGTTATAGATTTGAGTCCAGGTCATCAGGTGTGTTTCTCAGGGTTGTGCGGCAATAGCCAGCAGCTTTATTGGAGATTACGGAACAGCCGGAAATAACGGAACAAACTGAAAAGAAACAATGCCCACGTGCCTTTCCGTCTGTTCCGTTATTTCCGGCTGTTCCGTAATCTCTCTTCCACGTTCAGCGTTAGAACACCAGCTTCAAGCCAAACTGTATCTGCCGCCCCGTTGCCGAAGACGCCGTGAGCTTGCCGAAATTTGGATTGCCAATCGTAAGCGCCGGACTGGCCGCACTCGGCAAAAAGAAACTGGGTGTGTTGGTCAGATTGAATACTTCTGTACGGAATTGCAGCCGCATCTTCTCACGCAACGAGAAAACACGGAAGACCGAGAAGTCTACGTTGTTCGTGCTTGGCCCACGCCCGGCGCGCCGCGCCAGCGTGCCGAATTTCGTCAACGCCACGCCTTTGGCATTCGTCACGGTGCCCGGTTCGGCAAACGCCGCCGGATTGAAGTAGCCATCCGGGCCGCCTTTGGGCAGATACAACGATTGCCCCAACACTAGGTCAGGCACGCTGAATGTCGCGAACAACTGATTGGTCGCGGCGACGCGCGAGCTGCGAATATCGGTCGGGAAACCGCTTTGGCTGACAAAGATGCCATTGAGTTGCCAGCCGCCGAGCAAGGCACGCGCAACGGCGTTTTCGCTCGCAAACGGCTTGCCTTTGCCGAAGGGCAATTCATAGCCGCTGCTCACAACAAACACGTATGGCAAATCCATCGCCGAGACGGATTTCTCTTTGCGCAAATTCCAACTGTCGAGCGGATTGGTCGTGCCGCCGTTTTGCGCCATCGCGCTGTTACCGCCCGAACCGCTTTCGAGGTTCTTCGACCAGGTGTAATTCACCAGGAAGTTCAACCCGTAACTCAACCGCTTCTCGGCGCGCAGATTCAGCGCGTGGTAATGGTTGTTGCCCATCGCCGAATCCATCACGACCTGATTGCCGACGTTGGGGAACAGGCGGTCGGCTTGCGAGGTGAAGCCCGCCAGCGCGCGTTCCCACGGGATTTGATTCAAATTCACGCGCGTCGTCAGTCGCGTGCCGCGCGTCGCCGCGTAAGCCGCTTCCAACAACGTGTCTTTCGTCAGTTGATATTGCAGGCCCAAATTCCACTGATAGAGTTGCGCCGGGCGGCTGTTGGTGAAATCCGCCGTGCGAATCAGCAGGCCCAGGCTGTTGGTCGGCGTGAAGGTACTCAAGTCCGCCGTCGCCGGGCCGACTTGAATCGGCGTGCTGATCGTCATCGGCGGCGTCACCGTCGCGTTCGCGCTCACCGTGGGCGTAATCACTGCGGGCGCATT
This window contains:
- a CDS encoding glutamate--tRNA ligase is translated as MSDIRVRFAPSPTGYLHVGGARTALFNWLFARKMGGKFILRIEDTDLQRSSDEMVRGILEGLEWLGLDYDEGPFYQSDYAEKHRAAAFQLLDSGWAYRDFTPKRERADADIKQEIAKEKVVNPFRTLSKEDSDARAKAGELFVIRFKVPEEGQTQFEDAVFGLQERAYKDTEDLVLLRSDGHPLYNLSVTVDDIEMGITHVVRGQDHLSNTHKQVLIYQALGAKVPKFAHLPLILAPNKGKLSKRKHGEIVSVTTYRNRGFLPDAFVNFLALLGWSPAGIEGTQDQEIFSREKLIELFTLEGIHKANAVFNFTEGDVRNWTDQKALWMNFEYIKTWPLEKLLPYVKAELQSAELWRDEYEGERRGWYDHTLGLLRERTRTLKDFAAHGRPYFVDGVDFEFDEAAVKKNLQKDQALKTLLPELADAFAATTEFTHDGTEAALRSFAEAKGVKPGLLINATRTALTGQAVGPSLFEVVAAIGRARTVERLWHAASLI
- a CDS encoding L-lactate permease, whose protein sequence is MTWTQIYNPAGNLLLSALIAAIPVVILLGLLAFFHVRAHLAALIGLALAMLVAIGMYGMPTKLALAAAANGAAFGLFPIGWIVLAAIFVYDITVETGQFEIVKQTIAGLADDRRIQTLLIAFSFGAFIEGAAGFGTPVAVSAAMLIGLGFKPLQAACLSLIGNTAPVAFGALGTPIITLAKVTGLPLEQLSAMAGRQLPLFSLIIPFWLIWAMAGRKGMLEVWPACLTAGASFALAQFLISNYHGPWIVDIAGALASIFSLIVLLKFWQPREIWRFDHEAAIPVIATEKPSNSIALRAWMPWIILSVLVFIWGMPQTKTFLNGFTQIEFAVPFLDKAILRAPPVVSVPKAEEARFVFNWLSASGTALLITGIISGLLLRLSPGKLVQIFIGTFKRAQLSLLTIAAMMALGFTTRFGGLDSTMGLAFASTGWLFPFFSPLLGWLGVALTGSDTSSNVLFGNLQQVTAQQLGLPPVLAAAANSTGGVMGKMIDAQSIVVASMATKQHGSEGTILRYVFFHSIALAVLVGIFVMMQAYVFPSTVP